The Brevibacillus brevis genome contains a region encoding:
- a CDS encoding ABC transporter ATP-binding protein, with product MGKAVLTVDNITARYGPVEVLHGITLQVNEGEIVSLLGANGAGKTTLLNCICGLHGDKEGKIWFRDADITRVPAELVVPRGMAHVPERRQIFSTLTVEDNLWLGASHRMPKTSKKEIAKEMETVYERFPILAERKWQLGGTLSGGQQQMLAIGRALLSRPQLLLLDEPSLGLAPLIAKEILTIVQEIRSEWGTTVLLVEQNARAALAISDRAYVLSTGTVMLEGKADEISNDPRVQSAYLGSSHEAV from the coding sequence ATGGGGAAGGCAGTCCTTACAGTAGACAACATCACGGCTCGCTACGGTCCGGTGGAAGTGCTGCACGGGATTACTCTGCAAGTGAACGAGGGAGAAATCGTCTCCCTGTTAGGCGCAAATGGGGCAGGCAAAACGACACTTTTGAACTGTATCTGCGGTCTGCACGGCGACAAGGAAGGAAAGATTTGGTTTCGTGACGCGGACATTACGCGTGTTCCTGCGGAGCTGGTGGTACCTCGGGGCATGGCGCATGTACCGGAGCGCAGACAAATTTTTTCGACGCTGACCGTGGAGGACAATTTGTGGTTGGGTGCTTCTCATCGGATGCCCAAGACGAGCAAAAAGGAAATTGCCAAAGAAATGGAGACGGTGTATGAGCGTTTTCCCATTTTGGCAGAGCGAAAATGGCAGCTCGGGGGAACGCTTTCCGGGGGGCAGCAGCAGATGCTCGCCATTGGCAGGGCGCTCTTGTCTCGACCGCAGCTCCTCTTGTTGGACGAGCCTTCGCTAGGACTGGCTCCACTGATTGCCAAAGAAATCCTGACGATTGTGCAGGAGATTCGCTCGGAATGGGGCACCACGGTGCTGTTGGTCGAGCAAAATGCTCGCGCAGCGCTCGCTATTTCCGACCGGGCTTACGTACTCAGTACGGGAACCGTCATGCTGGAAGGGAAGGCAGACGAGATTAGCAATGACCCGCGTGTGCAATCTGCTTATTTGGGAAGCTCCCACGAAGCAGTTTAG
- a CDS encoding thiolase family protein, whose translation MSTPVIIDAVRTPIGRIGGALKDVRPDDLGALVIQKLLERNPIDPKTVDDVIMGCANQAGEDNRNVARMSLLLAGLPVEVPGVTVNRLCGSGLEAVNQSANAIKAGAGHVYIAGGTESMTRSPLVMMKPGTAFQRGNQQLVDTTLGWRLVNEKMKEMYPPISLGETAEKVAEQYGISREAQDEFALRSQQNYARALAEGKWDAEIVPVELKGRKGEVTLFEHDEHARPETTIEQLQKLKPAFQADGSVTAGNSSGLNDGACALLIMEQEAALAAGLKPRARIVASAVAGVDPSVMGIGPVPATRKVLKQAGLSLEQIDLFEFNEAFAAQAVASVRELGVNPDLVNVNGGAIALGHPLGCSGARILTTLLYEMERRDVRYGLAAMCIGVGQGIATIIERV comes from the coding sequence ATGAGTACACCTGTCATCATAGATGCTGTGCGCACGCCAATCGGCCGTATTGGTGGTGCGTTGAAGGATGTGCGCCCGGATGACCTGGGCGCATTGGTGATTCAAAAGCTGCTGGAGCGCAATCCTATCGATCCGAAGACGGTAGATGATGTCATCATGGGCTGTGCCAATCAGGCTGGGGAAGACAACCGCAATGTCGCGCGTATGTCACTTCTGTTGGCGGGATTGCCTGTCGAGGTGCCTGGAGTGACAGTGAACCGCCTGTGCGGCTCAGGTCTGGAGGCTGTGAACCAAAGCGCGAATGCAATCAAAGCCGGAGCAGGTCACGTCTATATCGCGGGCGGGACAGAGAGCATGACACGCTCTCCGCTGGTGATGATGAAGCCTGGCACTGCTTTTCAGCGCGGCAATCAGCAGCTGGTCGATACGACGTTGGGCTGGCGATTGGTCAACGAAAAAATGAAAGAGATGTATCCACCGATCAGCTTGGGGGAAACAGCGGAGAAGGTAGCGGAGCAATACGGTATTAGCCGTGAAGCGCAGGATGAGTTTGCTTTGCGCAGTCAGCAGAATTACGCACGTGCCTTGGCAGAAGGAAAGTGGGATGCAGAGATCGTTCCCGTTGAGCTGAAAGGGCGCAAAGGCGAGGTTACGCTGTTTGAACACGATGAGCATGCACGTCCGGAGACGACCATCGAACAGCTGCAAAAGCTGAAACCAGCATTCCAAGCAGATGGCAGCGTCACAGCAGGCAACTCCAGTGGTCTAAACGATGGAGCCTGCGCCCTGCTCATCATGGAACAGGAAGCGGCTCTTGCAGCTGGATTGAAGCCGCGTGCAAGGATCGTCGCATCCGCAGTGGCAGGGGTCGATCCTTCCGTAATGGGAATTGGGCCAGTACCTGCTACGCGCAAAGTACTGAAGCAGGCAGGCTTGTCATTGGAGCAAATTGATCTGTTCGAATTCAACGAGGCTTTTGCGGCGCAGGCAGTGGCGAGTGTACGCGAGCTGGGGGTCAACCCTGATCTGGTCAACGTAAATGGCGGAGCAATTGCTTTGGGCCATCCGCTCGGGTGTAGCGGAGCGCGCATCCTTACTACTCTGCTGTATGAAATGGAGCGTCGTGATGTCCGCTACGGGTTGGCAGCGATGTGCATTGGAGTTGGACAGGGGATTGCGACGATTATTGAGCGTGTGTAG
- a CDS encoding branched-chain amino acid ABC transporter permease: MTELLQYVANGLVSGGIYAIVAVGFITIYNVSKVINLAQGEFLMLGGMVTVALIGMNLPYGLAALLAILMVTLIGVLMQKYVIAYVKKANPISLIILTIGISTLIRGIASFIWGKDAFALEPITSNEPISIGGVMIAQQSIWILAAVLIILFLLWYLMDKTILGKKINACSVNPMAARLMGISPTKMSMLAFAISGATGAIAGIVIAPLSVTSYDIGVLLGIKGFSAAILGGLGNPLGAAVAAFLLGIVESLGAGYISSGMKDAIAFLVLIGMLLIKPSGIFGERSVGKGGL, translated from the coding sequence ATGACGGAATTGCTGCAGTACGTTGCAAACGGCCTTGTCAGCGGCGGGATTTACGCGATCGTAGCGGTTGGTTTCATCACGATTTACAACGTAAGCAAGGTGATTAATCTGGCGCAGGGTGAATTTTTGATGCTGGGCGGAATGGTCACAGTCGCTTTGATTGGCATGAATCTCCCGTATGGGTTGGCGGCATTGCTCGCGATCCTCATGGTCACCTTGATTGGGGTTTTGATGCAGAAATATGTAATCGCTTACGTCAAAAAGGCTAACCCAATTAGTTTGATTATTTTGACGATAGGCATTTCCACACTGATTCGCGGCATTGCCAGCTTTATTTGGGGAAAAGATGCGTTTGCACTCGAACCGATTACGAGCAATGAGCCGATCTCGATCGGCGGCGTGATGATCGCACAACAAAGTATCTGGATTTTGGCTGCTGTTCTTATCATTCTTTTTCTACTTTGGTACTTGATGGACAAGACGATTCTCGGCAAAAAAATTAACGCCTGTTCGGTCAACCCGATGGCCGCTCGCCTGATGGGGATTAGCCCGACAAAGATGAGTATGCTGGCCTTCGCCATCAGTGGAGCGACAGGAGCAATTGCAGGAATCGTGATCGCGCCGCTTTCTGTGACGTCTTACGATATTGGCGTGCTGCTCGGAATCAAAGGCTTTTCCGCGGCCATTCTTGGCGGATTGGGAAATCCATTGGGTGCAGCCGTAGCCGCCTTTTTACTCGGGATCGTCGAGTCGCTGGGAGCTGGTTACATCAGTTCTGGTATGAAGGACGCGATCGCCTTTCTGGTGTTGATCGGCATGCTGTTGATTAAGCCATCCGGCATCTTTGGAGAACGCAGCGTTGGCAAAGGAGGGCTATGA
- a CDS encoding thiolase family protein translates to MSLTNKEVYVAAAVRTPIGKLGGSLKNTPIDDLTAIVLNGALAKAGQSGEIVDGVIMGNVISAGPFINIARVGLLKAGLPDTIPGLTVNRVCASGLEAVNLAAQSVQAGHSQVMLAGGVENLTRSPYIMEKFEQPYQRGGQTLIESFGGPRSAPVSLYGDLTMGDTAENVAEQFGISREDQDRFAAESQSRAINAIDAGLFRDEIIPVTLKGKKGEETLFDTDEFPRRDSSVESLSKLRPAFRKDGSVTAGNSSGINDGAAALLLMNEEMLQKTGVAPLGRIVHFVSAGVDPRIMGIGPVAAIRKLLAETNMTVEQIDLFELNEAFASQSLACMRELGLDPLKTNVNGGAIALGHPLGMSGARLAGTILFELRRRQKKYGIVSLCIGGGQGLATLVEAL, encoded by the coding sequence ATGAGCTTGACTAACAAGGAGGTGTACGTAGCAGCAGCAGTACGTACACCAATCGGCAAGCTGGGCGGAAGTCTGAAGAACACCCCCATCGACGACCTGACAGCGATTGTCTTGAATGGAGCGCTTGCGAAGGCAGGACAATCCGGTGAGATTGTGGATGGGGTCATCATGGGAAACGTCATATCGGCCGGACCGTTTATTAACATTGCACGCGTTGGTTTGTTGAAAGCAGGACTTCCTGACACCATACCTGGACTGACTGTGAATCGGGTGTGTGCATCCGGACTAGAAGCAGTCAATTTGGCTGCGCAGTCCGTCCAGGCAGGACATAGTCAGGTTATGCTGGCTGGCGGTGTAGAGAATTTGACTCGTTCACCGTACATCATGGAAAAATTCGAGCAGCCGTATCAACGTGGCGGACAGACGCTGATCGAGTCTTTTGGCGGACCACGTTCTGCCCCTGTCTCGCTTTATGGCGATCTGACCATGGGAGATACAGCGGAAAACGTGGCGGAGCAATTCGGCATCAGTCGCGAAGACCAAGATCGTTTTGCAGCAGAGAGCCAGTCTCGGGCTATCAACGCTATTGATGCAGGTCTGTTCCGCGATGAGATCATTCCGGTCACGTTAAAAGGGAAAAAAGGGGAAGAAACGCTGTTTGACACGGATGAATTCCCAAGAAGAGATTCCAGTGTGGAGTCATTGTCCAAGCTGCGTCCGGCCTTCCGAAAAGATGGCAGTGTCACAGCAGGCAACTCCTCCGGCATCAACGATGGTGCAGCGGCCTTGCTCTTGATGAATGAAGAAATGCTGCAAAAGACTGGCGTCGCTCCTTTAGGACGCATCGTTCATTTCGTCAGTGCTGGTGTTGATCCGCGCATTATGGGCATTGGTCCGGTCGCTGCGATCCGCAAGCTGCTCGCAGAAACGAACATGACCGTAGAGCAAATCGACCTGTTTGAGTTAAATGAAGCTTTTGCTTCCCAGTCACTCGCCTGCATGCGCGAGCTGGGACTGGACCCCTTGAAAACCAATGTAAATGGTGGAGCAATCGCGTTGGGTCATCCACTCGGAATGAGCGGTGCCCGACTGGCAGGTACGATTCTTTTCGAGCTGAGACGTCGCCAAAAGAAATACGGAATCGTTTCGTTGTGCATAGGCGGCGGTCAAGGATTGGCCACGTTAGTAGAAGCGCTATAG
- a CDS encoding thioesterase family protein: MIDRLQPGTTEEFTVTVTKDMLPVFEGQVVHPVMSTVSMIYYMEWAGRRVILPYLEADGEGSGFAVDIKHVGPAVIGQEVTFRATCVQVTEKRVVCEVTADTTRNRVGLGTFVQAIFKKDEIKRRFEALQAEINQEVNGN; encoded by the coding sequence TTGATAGATAGACTGCAGCCGGGGACGACGGAAGAATTTACTGTGACAGTGACAAAGGACATGCTGCCTGTTTTTGAAGGCCAAGTCGTGCATCCCGTGATGTCGACAGTCAGTATGATTTATTACATGGAATGGGCGGGAAGGCGCGTCATTTTACCATACCTGGAAGCCGATGGAGAGGGCTCGGGATTTGCTGTAGACATCAAGCATGTCGGCCCAGCAGTGATTGGTCAGGAGGTCACATTCCGGGCGACCTGTGTGCAGGTTACCGAAAAACGCGTGGTGTGCGAGGTTACGGCGGACACTACGCGTAATCGTGTAGGACTCGGGACGTTCGTCCAGGCCATCTTCAAAAAGGACGAGATCAAGCGTCGTTTTGAGGCCCTGCAAGCAGAGATCAACCAGGAAGTAAATGGGAATTAA
- a CDS encoding branched-chain amino acid ABC transporter permease encodes MMKQIIDKWGKSIGIYLFFMILFPFVMPDEYYRSVGIIIGLQAIVTIGLCLVMGLAGQISLGQAAFWGIGAYTSAVLTTKYGLPPFIGLIAAAIVPGLFAFILGRAIAGLQGYYLAMATLAFGYIVQIGITEWESVTGGANGMISIPQMTFFGGSELSMYFLIWGIVTCVLLFSLNLLNSRVGRAFRAIHKSEIAATSMGIDVRKFKLNAFVVSGMFAGISGGLYAHYMGILDPQPFGLHESIKFLTMVVIGGMTSIWGALIGTILIGFISEGLILLSEVVPGLQGDVDTIVFGAILVLFIMFMPEGLVPRTRAAFEKGQGKKAKAMADEAQRKQQVERKAAT; translated from the coding sequence ATGATGAAGCAGATCATCGATAAGTGGGGCAAAAGCATTGGGATCTACCTGTTTTTCATGATTCTTTTCCCATTCGTTATGCCGGATGAATACTATCGTTCTGTCGGAATTATTATCGGTCTTCAAGCAATCGTAACCATCGGGCTATGCCTCGTGATGGGGCTGGCCGGACAAATTTCGCTGGGACAAGCAGCTTTTTGGGGGATAGGCGCCTATACGTCGGCAGTATTGACGACGAAGTACGGTCTGCCGCCATTTATCGGCCTCATAGCTGCTGCGATTGTCCCGGGGTTATTCGCCTTTATCCTCGGGCGGGCGATAGCGGGGCTGCAAGGCTACTACCTCGCCATGGCAACTCTCGCATTTGGCTACATCGTCCAGATCGGGATTACGGAATGGGAGTCCGTCACAGGGGGAGCAAACGGAATGATCAGCATTCCACAAATGACTTTCTTCGGTGGAAGCGAGCTATCCATGTACTTTCTGATTTGGGGAATCGTCACCTGTGTGCTGCTCTTCTCTCTCAATCTGCTGAATTCACGCGTAGGCAGAGCGTTTCGGGCGATTCACAAAAGTGAGATTGCCGCAACCTCGATGGGAATTGATGTCCGCAAGTTCAAGCTGAATGCCTTTGTGGTAAGCGGCATGTTCGCTGGTATTTCCGGCGGCTTGTACGCCCATTACATGGGAATTCTCGATCCGCAGCCGTTCGGACTGCACGAGTCGATCAAGTTTCTGACGATGGTCGTCATCGGCGGGATGACAAGCATCTGGGGTGCTTTGATCGGGACGATCCTGATTGGCTTTATCAGTGAAGGGCTGATCCTCTTGAGCGAAGTGGTGCCAGGCTTGCAGGGGGATGTGGACACGATTGTATTCGGTGCGATTCTCGTGCTGTTCATCATGTTCATGCCGGAAGGATTGGTTCCGCGCACCCGGGCTGCTTTCGAAAAAGGGCAGGGGAAAAAGGCGAAGGCCATGGCTGACGAAGCACAGCGAAAGCAGCAGGTGGAAAGGAAGGCTGCAACATGA
- the paaX gene encoding phenylacetic acid degradation operon negative regulatory protein PaaX: MKPQSMLFTIYGEYVRHYGSEIWIGSLTKLMGEFGLSEPAVRAAISRMLRQGWLESRKVGNRSFYSVSERGKKRLEEAAARIYKVETDVWDGKWCIASYNIPEERRALRDQLRKELGWMGFGMLTTSTWISPNNLSDRVKDLTEAHEITEYVEIFTSEHMGWSNPKQLVQKCWDIDEINEKYKAFIDAYREEYEQLSAKLSNGEEVPDSHCFVEKTKLVHQYRKFLFIDPDLPQELLPELWLGKEADQLFQNYYQLLNPGAVRFFETVYEAAPSA; this comes from the coding sequence GTGAAGCCACAATCCATGCTTTTTACAATTTACGGTGAATACGTCCGCCATTATGGAAGCGAAATCTGGATTGGTAGTCTGACCAAGCTGATGGGGGAATTCGGACTGTCGGAGCCGGCTGTTCGTGCAGCGATCTCCCGGATGCTTCGCCAAGGCTGGCTGGAATCGCGGAAAGTAGGGAACCGCAGCTTCTACTCGGTATCCGAGCGCGGCAAAAAGCGGCTGGAAGAGGCAGCGGCACGTATTTATAAGGTCGAGACAGATGTGTGGGACGGCAAGTGGTGCATTGCCAGCTACAACATCCCAGAGGAGCGTCGAGCGCTGCGTGATCAACTGCGCAAGGAGCTGGGCTGGATGGGCTTCGGGATGCTGACGACCAGCACATGGATCAGCCCGAATAACCTCAGTGATCGCGTGAAGGACCTGACGGAAGCCCACGAGATTACAGAGTATGTCGAGATTTTTACATCCGAGCATATGGGCTGGAGCAACCCGAAGCAGCTCGTACAGAAATGCTGGGATATCGATGAAATCAATGAAAAATACAAAGCCTTCATCGATGCCTACCGAGAAGAATACGAGCAGCTTTCAGCAAAACTTAGCAATGGGGAAGAGGTTCCAGACAGCCATTGCTTCGTGGAAAAGACAAAGCTGGTCCACCAATACCGCAAGTTCTTGTTCATCGATCCTGATTTGCCGCAGGAATTGTTGCCAGAGCTGTGGTTGGGCAAAGAGGCGGATCAGTTGTTCCAAAATTACTACCAGTTATTGAATCCAGGGGCAGTACGATTCTTCGAGACCGTGTATGAAGCTGCGCCATCCGCATAG
- a CDS encoding ABC transporter ATP-binding protein has product MTTLLDVQKLSRDFGGVRAVNQVDFQVREGEILALIGPNGAGKSTVLNMVSGVIPPSEGEIRFSSQPLTRVQGYEYAGLGITRTFQNLQTFDDMTVMENVMVGMHTKTSASLFSCGMNLAKSRKEEKLMQEQAQTWIANVGLAEEASSLAGSLPYGKLRLMEIARAMVAQPRLLLLDEPAAGLNHTETAEMSRMFCEIRDNGTAILLVEHDMDMIMTIADRIVVLDQGSKIAEGTPREIQENPRVIAAYLGAE; this is encoded by the coding sequence ATGACAACACTTTTGGATGTGCAAAAGCTCTCTCGTGATTTTGGCGGCGTACGGGCAGTGAATCAAGTAGATTTTCAGGTGCGGGAAGGAGAGATTCTTGCGCTAATCGGTCCGAATGGCGCTGGGAAAAGCACCGTGCTCAACATGGTGTCGGGTGTGATCCCGCCTTCGGAAGGAGAGATTCGCTTCAGCAGCCAGCCGTTGACACGTGTGCAAGGCTACGAATATGCCGGACTGGGAATCACGCGAACCTTTCAAAACCTCCAGACCTTTGACGATATGACCGTCATGGAAAACGTCATGGTCGGCATGCATACCAAGACAAGTGCGAGTCTCTTTTCCTGCGGCATGAATCTCGCAAAGTCCCGCAAGGAAGAGAAGCTGATGCAGGAGCAGGCGCAGACGTGGATAGCGAATGTAGGACTGGCGGAGGAAGCGTCCTCGCTGGCTGGGAGCTTGCCATACGGGAAGCTGCGGCTGATGGAGATTGCCCGCGCGATGGTAGCCCAGCCGCGGCTGCTCTTGTTGGATGAGCCTGCCGCAGGTCTGAATCATACCGAGACCGCGGAGATGAGCCGCATGTTTTGCGAGATTCGCGACAACGGAACGGCTATTTTGCTAGTGGAGCATGACATGGACATGATTATGACGATTGCGGACCGCATCGTTGTATTGGATCAAGGATCAAAAATTGCAGAAGGAACCCCGCGTGAGATTCAGGAGAACCCGCGCGTGATTGCGGCGTATCTGGGTGCAGAATGA